The region CCGGAGCTTCCTTGGATGGAGCGTTAAAGCATGTTTCTGAGCAATCAGAAGGACCGTTAAGTGAAGAAATTAGGAGATTGATTAGAGAGCTTGAGCTAGGTGTTCCGAGGCGTAGAGCGTATCACAATCTATTAAAAAGAAACAAAGCGAAAGAGCTGGAGGTGCTAGTTCAAGCTCTTTTACAGGGCTCAGAGCTGGGGGTTCCCGTTTCTACAACGTTCAGGGTTCAGGCTGAGGATTTAAGAGCATCGAGAGGCTTTTCAGCAAAAGAAAAGGCAGCAAAGGCAAGTCCAAAGATTACAATTGTTACAACGATGCTAGTTGTTCCATCTATCTTTTTGTTTATAGTAGGGTTGCTATTCTTAAACTTTATGTATCAGCCAGAAAGATTTGGAATTAATGCCCTATTTCAATAGAAATTGAGGCATTTAACATAGATTAAGCTATATAAAAGGAGAGGGTATATCATGTTAAATATTTACGTTAAAGCAAAGGCAATGGCTTCTAATCTGAATCAAAGGGTAGAGTCGCTAGTTAAGAACGAGAAGGGATCTATCTCTCTTGAGTGGATTATGATTGGACTACTTGGAGTTGCCATTATTGGAGTAGTAGCCACATGGCTTTCTGAAAGTGGAAGTGGTGGAACGTTGGGGAACGCTATTCTTAGCAAACTAGCTGATCTAGTAGGAAATATTGGAGGCGGTTGATCTCTGATAGGAGGCTGGTTAGGTTGAGAAAAATTAGAAGGCTGATTAAAAATGAACGTGGCTCACAGCTCTTAGAGTTTGTGGCCATGTTCCCGCTTATTATATTTGCCTTTCTGTTTATTTGGCAAATGGCCCTAGCTGCCTACACGGTTGTAGTGGCTGAAGCAGCTGCTCGTGATGGGGCGAGGGTTGCCGCTGTAGGGGCTGATGCAGGTTCTGTGCAAAATGCGGTTCAGCGCTCGGCTTATGGTTTAAACACTACTTCAAGTGTTCAAGGGCCTCAAGCTGCTTCATACGGTGGCGAAGAGATTACTGTTGTGGTAAAAGCAGAGCTACTTACGATTCAGGTTCCTTTTATAAATGAGCTTGAATTTACTGTAACGGCTTCCGCTACAATGCCTTTTGAAGGAGTTGATGAGCCATAGCACGCCATTTAAAGAATCAAAAAGGCGGTACGATGATCATTGTTATTGGCTTGGTTATGGGCGCTATATTTATAAGCTTTATTTTCTTTGATATGTTCACTGTGTTTATGAATAAAAGAGTGAGTCAGACAAGTGCTGATGCGGCTGTGTTAGGTGCTGTACAAGAAATTAAAACAGTCTATGAAGAAAGCTTGACGGAGCAGCTTAAGACCGAAATGGAAGAGCTTGAAGAAAAGGTAGAGGAACGACTTGAAGAAATTCTCGCTATCATTGGAGACGATGAAGGGGATGATGAAGAAAGCAATGAGGATCCGCCTTATGATACAGATGACAAGGATGAGTTAATCAAATTGATTCTTGAGGACATGGACGTACCTGAGGAGCTTCATTGCTACTTTGAAAGTCCAAGATGCCAATTAAATGCAAATGCTGCATTAGCCTATTTCTTTGAGGATATCGGGACGACCAGTCGGGTCTGTCAAGCGATCGGCTCTAACTGGAGTCGTGTTGAGCAGGCTGCTCAATACTATGCCACCAAAAATGGGGCACAGGATGAAGTTGAACTCATTTTTCCATATAGAGATCAGTTTGCTATCTATGCTGCTGTATATACCGAGGCTTCCTTTGTAACGGTGGATGATGCTAGCTTCGGAGCGGGTGCTCGAAATGTGGAAGCCGCTGCTGCAGCAAATATTGTTTTTCCTGAGGGACTAACGTTTGTTTTAGGCTCTTGTAGGTGAATAAATATCTTCAACAGATTTATATATAGCTCAAAATTACTTAAAAATACTGAAGGGAGAGTTCAATGAGTAATCGAATGAATAAAGAAAACAACAAAATAGCCTTGAAATTACAACGATACTCAAAGGATGATCAAATCGTGCACCAAGCAGGATACAATAGAGAGGCGTTGAATGGGCTTTACCGCTTCATTATGCTCTCTATGATTCTGCTAGTTCTCATTGCTTCTTTGGTTAGCACTCTTCCTTCAACTACATATGCAGTTGAATTACCAACAGACTTTATTTTTGATTACGATTACCCACCACACCTGATTCCTAGGGAAATTGATATACCTAATTGGGGTGGTGGTGGCCCAGGAGGTTCAAGCTGGTGGGATAGATTTACTGGCTGGCTAGGATCTGGAGCTAACTGGTTAGGTGATCAGTTTAGTAGCTTTGGAGGCTGGATTGCAGATGGTTGGAATTCTTTTTGGAGCAGCGTTTCTGGATGGTGGGATGGCTTATCTGATTCAACTCAGGGACTAATCCTTGGAATATTAGTAGGGCTAGGTGTCGCCATTCTTGTCGTCATTGTTGGTTTATTGATCCTAAAATTAGGACTTGTACTTGTCATTGTCGCTGCAATAGCAGCCGTAGTGGCAGCTGCTATTTATGGATTTATGGTTGGGGCAGAGAATTTCAGTTTCCTTGAAGCTGCATTATATGCGGTAGCTGGTGTTCTTGCCGTTATAAGTGTGGTAAAGCTTGGAGGTATCCTTGCAGGAACGTTTGCTTTTCTTCGCACAGGATTGCCATTACTATCAGCTCCATTAAAGGGTTTTTTCTCAGTTGCAGGTTTGGCTTTTCGTTCATTCTTTACTAAACTAGGAGGAGCTGCACTTGGGTTCCTGACGCGTATGGGTGGAGCACTGAAAGGTATGTTTACTGCCTTGGGACTAGGGAAGGCGCCGTTGATACGTGGAATGGTAGGTGCATGGCAAGCTATTGCAGGAAATATGCGTCTTGCCTGGATGGCATTCCGTACAGGAAGTTGGTCTGTCCTTTTTGGAGCAGTGGGTAATGCATTTAGAATGGCAGCAAGCCAGTTGTTCTCAGGCCTAAGGATAGCTGCCAGTAGAATATGGGCTGGAGCGATGGGTACAGGTGGGCTGCGTGCTGCTTTCCAAACGGCTTGGAGTGCTGGTGGGGCATTAATGCATGGAATTCGTGCAGCTTTTAGCACATTGGGAAGAGGTTTAAGTATAGCTGCATCTCGATTCAGCTCTTTATTTGCTGGTACAGCAGCAAGCGCTTGGGCGCCAGCCCTAAAAGGAATAACACAATTTTTTCAAGCATGGGGAATTTGGACAGGTGTGAATTTAATGACCTCTGTATTCTTTGATTATATTACTGGAGGAGACATTAACATAGGGCAATCTTTCAAAACTGCACTAATAGGTGGAGGAATTGCGGGACTCCTGTTACCATCTAGTCGTTTTGCTACCATGCTGGCAACTACTCAATCACGCTTATCTGCTACTGGGTTCGGTGTATCTGTTGCTTCTATAGCTGGTATAGGAAATGTGTTTGGAACATGGTGGGCAACTGGAAGTGTCTCTATCTATGATTTTTATGTTGGTTTTGGTGTAGGTTCAACTTTATTTGCTTTTAATATTTTTGGTGGAAATTTCTTGTCTAGTTTAACAACTGCAACCGCTACTGCGTTTGATGCTGTAGTGACAAAACCTTTAGAGAATCTGTTCAATTCAATAAAAGACTTTTTTAAAGGAGATAGTGCCACTTCTGGAGAAAAATGATGATTTGAGGGGTGTAGATATGGGTTTTAGAAAAGTGAAGCAGTATTGGAAAGAAGATAAAAGAGGAAGCTTGACAGCCTATTGCTTTTTTATGGCACTCCTTTCCTTTACTCCATTCTTTGCTCTCATTATGTATTTTGGTTATAGTGATGGGAT is a window of Bacillus horti DNA encoding:
- a CDS encoding TadE/TadG family type IV pilus assembly protein yields the protein MRKIRRLIKNERGSQLLEFVAMFPLIIFAFLFIWQMALAAYTVVVAEAAARDGARVAAVGADAGSVQNAVQRSAYGLNTTSSVQGPQAASYGGEEITVVVKAELLTIQVPFINELEFTVTASATMPFEGVDEP